A portion of the Zootoca vivipara chromosome 6, rZooViv1.1, whole genome shotgun sequence genome contains these proteins:
- the KIAA2013 gene encoding uncharacterized protein KIAA2013 homolog produces the protein MWMQQRLKGLPGLLSSSWARRLLALLCFLLVAYWYLGGAWPRLLPWSSRQPPGGAAGLCLQAETRAWQAWAQQGEARLLPQAPGHPAGSDDASSPPALVGNGYLLLDATANRLWVAASAGKGPAPTLAHATEYAALTQLRPAANAVAEVGAAMAMLKEGAVRWARCVQTGPATSEAAGGGCVTVREELLAHRGRPHLYLQRVAIINPTDRLVAFEVSSPASAASGGNGGGKFITSMEKSGDRQFFLSSGRVLQPVGDKVVLVVVAAKKLVNRVQVAPKSQFDETLLSVVHTSEPVEAARVDEAFGRLREAAKKEMLEVMRMRTEDLVQEHRQAWADLFISGVEMRKIIDAHTPSSDTVNMTLYYVLSTTPSPLLDPLIGSEEREKMEATLNYADHCFSGHATMHAENLWPGRLSTVPQILQLSNLWKLTLQKRGCKGLVATGAHGLMQGMVLSFGGLQFTENHLQFQADPDVLHNSYSLHGIHYNKDLINLAVLLDSDGKPFLHVSVKFQDKPVKLYACEGGCANDPIELTSEPRGHTFPVMVTQPITPLLYISTDLVHLQDLRHTLHLKAILDHEEHMAKQYPGLPFLFWFSVASLITLFHLFLFKLIYNEYCGPGAKPLFRSKV, from the exons ATGTGGATGCAGCAGCGGCTGAAGGGGCTGCCGGGCCTGCTGTCGAGCAGCTGGGCGAGGCGTCTGCTGGCCCTGCTGTGCTTCCTGCTGGTGGCCTACTGGTACCTCGGAGGCGCCTGGCCTCGACTCCTGCCCTGGAGTTCCCGGCAGCCGCCCGGGGGCGCGGCGGGGCTCTGCCTGCAGGCCGAGACGCGGGCCTGGCAGGCCTGGGCGCAGCAAGGGGAAGCCAGGCTGCTGCCCCAGGCCCCTGGGCACCCAGCGGGCAGCGACGATGCCAGCTCCCCACCCGCCCTGGTGGGCAACGGCTACCTGCTGCTGGACGCCACAGCCAACCGGCTCTGGGTGGCAGCCTCGGCGGGGAAAGGCCCGGCACCCACCTTGGCCCATGCCACCGAATACGCCGCTTTGACGCAGCTCCGGCCAGCGGCTAACGCTGTTGCCGAAGTGGGGGCTGCCATGGCCATGCTGAAGGAAGGCGCTGTCCGTTGGGCCCGGTGTGTCCAGACCGGGCCAGCAACCTCCGAGGCGGCCGGCGGGGGCTGTGTCACCGTCCGGGAGGAGCTGCTAGCCCACCGCGGGCGCCCCCACCTCTACCTGCAGCGAGTAGCCATCATCAACCCCACTGACCGCTTGGTGGCCTTCGAGGTGTCCAGCCCGGCCTCGGCCGCCTCCGGGGGAAACGGCGGCGGGAAGTTCATCACCAGCATGGAGAAGTCCGGAGACCGGCagttcttcctctcctctggGCGGGTGCTGCAGCCCGTTGGCGACAAGGTGGtcctggtggtggtggcggccaaGAAGCTGGTCAACCGGGTGCAGGTGGCACCCAAGTCCCAGTTTGATGAGACCCTGCTGTCTGTGGTGCACACCTCGGAGCCCGTCGAGGCCGCCCGTGTGGACGAAGCCTTCGGCCGGCTCCGGGAAGCAGCCAAGAAGGAGATGCTGGAAGTCATGAGGATGAGGACAGAGGACTTGGTGCAAGAACACCGACAGGCGTGGGCCGATCTGTTTATCTCAG GGGTCGAGATGAGGAAGATCATCGATGCTCACACCCCCTCAAGTGACACCGTTAACATGACCCTGTATTACGTCCTCTCCACcacgccctctcccctccttgacCCTCTCATTGgcagtgaggagagagagaagatggaggCCACCCTGAACTACGCTGACCACTGCTTCAGCGGCCATGCCACAATGCACGCCGAGAACCTCTGGCCGGGCCGGCTCTCAACTGTCCCCCAGATCCTCCAGCTCTCGAACTTGTGGAAGCTGACTCTCCAGAAGCGCGGCTGCAAAGGCCTGGTCGCCACGGGGGCCCATGGCCTCATGCAAGGGATGGTGCTCAGCTTTGGCGGGCTCCAGTTCACGGAGAACCACCTCCAGTTCCAGGCCGACCCTGACGTGCTCCACAACAGCTACTCCCTGCACGGCATCCACTACAACAAGGACCTGATCAACCTGGCCGTCCTGCTGGACTCAGATGGGAAGCCCTTCCTGCATGTCTCGGTCAAGTTCCAGGACAAGCCAGTCAAGCTGTATGCCTGCGAGGGAGGCTGCGCCAACGACCCCATCGAGCTCACTTCGGAGCCGCGAGGACACACCTTCCCCGTCATGGTGACGCAGCCCATCACCCCGCTGCTCTACATCTCCACGGACCTGGTCCACCTGCAGGACCTGAGGCACACGCTGCACCTGAAAGCCATCCTGGACCACGAGGAGCACATGGCCAAGCAGTACCCTGGCCTGCCCTTCCTCTTCTGGTTCAGCGTGGCTTCCCTCATCACCCTATTCCACTTGTTCCTCTTCAAACTCATCTACAACGAGTACTGTGGGCCAGGAGCCAAGCCGCTCTTTCGGAGCAAGGTATAA